Proteins from a genomic interval of Candidatus Woesearchaeota archaeon:
- a CDS encoding DEAD/DEAH box helicase, whose translation MKEFEKLNIIDDIIKVIKEEDFKFPTLIQKKTIPKLLAGGDVIATSATGSGKTLAFASRVIELCDPNLKNIQAIVITPTRELAKQVGADISKFSKFVGLNIVNVYGGQSIDKEIESLKNAQIVVCTTGRLIDHIDRKTINLENIQALVLDEVDLMLEKEFLLDIEKILGVVPNYIQKMFFSATITEEMLKLASKYMNEPSKIKAEFVVDEKKLLQSYFQIEKNEKLSLLIHLLKYQSSGLNLVFVNRHETAEFIKKNVSKFTDLKTRCVHGAIDESKRNKIISDFRDEKFDVLITTDIAARGIDIPNISHIYNYNVPKDKVKYVHRIGRTARAGAEGLVINFVAGKDMDNFTKIIGEYFKNMKFKRLPDYEKIEPKFKEKESQKVIKVGNKKFYR comes from the coding sequence ATGAAAGAGTTCGAAAAATTAAACATTATTGATGATATTATTAAAGTTATTAAAGAGGAAGATTTTAAATTTCCTACACTTATTCAAAAGAAAACTATCCCAAAACTTCTTGCTGGAGGAGATGTTATTGCAACTTCTGCAACTGGCTCAGGTAAAACTCTAGCTTTTGCCTCAAGAGTTATTGAATTATGTGATCCTAATTTAAAAAATATCCAAGCAATTGTTATTACGCCTACAAGAGAGCTTGCAAAACAAGTTGGAGCAGATATTTCAAAATTTTCAAAATTTGTTGGATTAAATATTGTTAATGTTTATGGTGGCCAGTCTATTGATAAAGAAATTGAAAGTTTGAAAAATGCTCAAATTGTTGTTTGTACAACAGGAAGACTAATTGATCATATTGATAGAAAAACTATTAATCTTGAGAATATACAAGCTTTGGTTCTAGATGAGGTTGATTTAATGCTTGAGAAAGAGTTTCTTTTAGATATTGAGAAGATTTTAGGAGTTGTTCCTAATTATATTCAAAAAATGTTCTTTTCTGCAACTATTACTGAGGAAATGTTGAAACTTGCATCTAAATATATGAATGAACCTTCTAAAATTAAGGCAGAGTTTGTTGTTGATGAAAAGAAACTTTTGCAAAGTTATTTTCAAATTGAGAAAAATGAAAAATTATCTTTACTTATTCATTTATTAAAATATCAAAGTTCAGGATTGAATTTAGTTTTTGTTAATAGACATGAGACTGCAGAATTTATTAAAAAAAATGTTTCCAAATTTACTGATTTAAAGACTAGATGTGTTCATGGCGCAATTGATGAGAGTAAAAGGAATAAAATTATTTCAGATTTTAGAGATGAAAAGTTTGATGTTTTAATTACAACAGATATTGCTGCTAGAGGTATTGATATTCCTAATATTTCCCATATTTATAATTATAATGTCCCTAAAGACAAAGTTAAATATGTTCATAGAATTGGTAGAACAGCTAGAGCAGGAGCAGAAGGATTAGTTATTAATTTTGTTGCTGGAAAAGATATGGATAATTTTACTAAAATTATTGGAGAATATTTTAAGAATATGAAATTTAAAAGATTACCTGACTATGAAAAAATTGAACCTAAATTTAAAGAAAAAGAAAGTCAAAAGGTTATTAAAGTAGGAAATAAGAAATTTTATCGTTAA
- a CDS encoding DUF167 domain-containing protein, with amino-acid sequence MSNFPKFSFNQFIKIKAKPKSSKSELIWDNENEMILAFLHSIPDDNKANEELIKLFKKQLKLRVELTSGFKSKDKKVKVI; translated from the coding sequence ATGAGTAATTTTCCTAAATTCTCTTTTAACCAATTTATAAAAATAAAAGCAAAACCTAAATCTTCAAAATCAGAATTAATCTGGGACAATGAAAATGAGATGATATTAGCTTTTTTACACTCAATTCCTGATGATAACAAAGCAAATGAAGAACTTATTAAGCTATTTAAAAAGCAATTAAAGTTAAGAGTAGAACTAACCTCAGGTTTTAAGTCAAAAGACAAGAAAGTGAAAGTAATTTAA
- a CDS encoding MarR family transcriptional regulator, which translates to MKLFRYTLFLFILLFFSSFVYSGFYADISIDIKDNGEVSIDGKTNYALFQNVIDSQSYTSKNAEYWVLNLSSTEKFDNYIFELNLPKGAQINYIRTTPNMRIDESNSRLKIIGTGEDKPFTLIVQYKIDKVDSSLLRNSTFIVSSIIFFIALIIILSLLFKLKEKSKKQILVKDDLNLEDNEDFSKSTYNLENLTQRQQEIVKLIEKHKKMTQKQLEAVMNIPKSSVSRNVQSLVIKGILKKEKAGQSNYIEINLE; encoded by the coding sequence ATGAAATTGTTTAGATATACTTTATTCCTTTTTATTTTGCTATTTTTTTCGAGTTTTGTTTATTCAGGATTTTATGCAGATATTTCGATTGATATTAAAGATAACGGTGAAGTTAGTATTGATGGAAAAACAAATTATGCCTTATTTCAAAATGTTATTGATTCTCAAAGTTATACTTCTAAGAATGCTGAGTATTGGGTTTTAAATTTATCATCTACTGAAAAATTTGATAATTATATTTTTGAATTAAATTTACCTAAAGGAGCACAAATTAATTATATTAGAACTACTCCAAATATGAGAATTGATGAGAGTAATAGTCGTCTTAAAATTATTGGAACTGGTGAAGATAAACCTTTTACTTTAATTGTTCAATATAAAATTGATAAAGTTGATTCTAGTTTGCTTAGAAATTCTACTTTTATTGTTTCTTCAATAATATTTTTTATTGCATTAATTATTATTCTATCTTTGCTTTTCAAACTTAAAGAGAAGAGTAAAAAACAAATTTTAGTGAAAGATGATCTAAATTTAGAAGATAATGAAGATTTTTCTAAATCAACTTATAATCTTGAAAATTTGACACAGAGACAACAAGAGATAGTAAAACTAATTGAAAAACATAAAAAGATGACGCAAAAACAACTTGAAGCAGTAATGAATATTCCTAAATCTTCTGTTTCAAGAAATGTCCAATCTTTAGTTATTAAAGGTATTTTAAAAAAAGAAAAAGCAGGTCAATCAAATTATATTGAAATAAATCTAGAATAG